AAGCGACTTCATCGAGCGGAGCGGCAGAAGCGTGGTGGCCAGGATCAGCGGCAGCCACAGCACCGCATGAACCCAGAACGGCGGCTGATACTTGACCTCGACGACGAGCGCGCAGCCGACCACGATCGCGCCGGCCAGCATGATGATGAAGATCGCCGGGCCGTCGCCGGCATCGATGAAAGCGTAGTCGAGGCCACAGCGGTTGCAGGCGGGCGCCAAGGTGAGGAAGCCCGCATAGAGCTTGCCCTCACCGCAGCGCGGGCATTTGCAGGCGAGCCCGCGCAGCGCGCTTTGCAGGACGGTGGGTTGGGACTGAGGTGTGTCGGCGGTATCGTTCATCGCAAGCAAGCCTATCACAGTTTCGGACGAGACTCCGGGCTCTGGAAAGCGAAAGGGCGGCCCTGCGGCCGCCCCTTGCAGATTGATCCGTCGCGGCTCAGTGCGCGCCGTGGGCCATGGTCTCGGCACCGTGTCCCCAGACGTAGATGCACAGGAACAGGAACAGCCAGACCACGTCGACGAAGTGCCAGTACCAGGCAGCGAACTCGAAGCCGAGATGCTGGGTCGGCGTGAAGTGGCCGGCATAGGCGCGCGCCAAACACACGATCAGGAAGATGGTACCGACCAGCACGTGGAAACCGTGGAATCCGGTCGCCATGAAGAAGGTCGCGCCGTAGACGTTGCCGGCGAACGAGAACGCCGCGTGGCTGTACTCATAGGCCTGTACGCAGGTGAAGGTCGCGCCCAGCAGCACCGTGAGGATCAGGCCGTACTTCAGGCCCTGGCGATCGTTCTCGAGCAGCGCGTGGTGCGCCCAGGTGACCGTGGTGCCCGAGGTGAGCAGGATCAGCGTGTTGAGCAGCGGCAGATGCCAGGGATCGAAGGTCTCGATGCCGTGGGGCGGCCAGGTGCCCGGGACCGCGCAAGCGCCGGCAGCCGTGCCGAGACCGCAGCCGAACACGGCGTCGCGGGTGGCGTGGACGGCATCGGCCGGGAACAGCGCGGCATTGAAATAGGCCCAGAACCAGGCGACGAAGAACATCACCTCGGAGGCGATGAACAGGATCATTCCGTAACGGTGATGCAACTGCACGACGCGGGTGTGGTCACCCTTGTACTGGGCTTCCTTGATCACGTCGCCCCACCAACTCGCCATGGTGTAGAGCACGCCGATGGTGCCGACACCGAACACGATCGGCGCGGCCGAGAACATGTGGTGCATCCAGGAGATCGCGCCGACCGCCATGATGAAGGCCGAGACGGAGCCGACCGCCGGCCACGGAGAGGGATCGACCAGATGGTAGTCGTGATGCTTGCCTTGCGCGGTAGCCATTGCGGTCTGTCTCCTCAATCCCGTGCCTGTCGGGCACTTATCCCCTTGTTCCAACCCCTGAGCATCAACCCGGCGGCTGGAGATTTCCCTTGCGCTTGTCGTCGTCGCCGGATGCGAGCGGCTTCACCACCGGATCCTTCACGGGATAGAACGTGTAGGACAGCGTGATGGTGTTGAGCCCGTCATTGTCGTGATCCTTGACGATCGACGGATCGACATAGAACACCACCGGCATCTCGCGCTTCTCACCGGGCGCCATGGTCTGCTCGGTGAAGCAGAAGCAGTTGATCTTCTGGAAATAGGACCCGACCGTCAGCGGCGCGACGTTGTAGGCGGCCTGGCCCGAGGTGGTGCGCGCGGCCTGGTTGGTCACGTTGTAATAGATCGTCGTGACCTGGCCGATATTGACCTCGATTTCGGTCTGCTCCGGCTCGAATTTCCAGGGCAGGCCGGGCGCGACGTTGGAATCGAAACGCACCGCGATCTTGCGGGCGATTGGGCCGCTGGCGGGCGCCGAGGTCGCGACCTGGGTCGTGCCGTTGAAGCCGGTGGCGCGGCAGAACCAGTTGTAGAACGGCACGGCTGCGTAGGACGCGCCGACCATCAGCGCGACAACGCCGCCGCAGATCGAAGCGACCAGCACATCACGACCCAAGGCCCCTGAACGGCCCTTGCTGGCCGTTCGGCTCTGATCCTGCGGTATGGTCGGCTTCTGATCCATCTCTGTCACATTGGGCGAACTAGAACCGCCGGTCCCTTGACCATGGTGACGGCGAAGAAAAGGATGACGAGCACACCGAGCGCGAGCGCGATTGCGATCGAGCGCTGACGACGGCTCTTCTTCTGCGCCTCGGTGAGGACGATTCCATCTGGCTCGGGTTTGTCAGCCATTCCTGCCTCATGCGCCCCCGACCATCGGAGCAAGCGCCCGGACCACGACCTCGGCCAGCAAGGTCGCGAACAGCGCGAACAGATACAGGATCGAGAAGGCAAACAGTTTTCGCGTTGCGCGCAGCGACTGGCTGCGTTCGCGGCGCATGTAGACGTTGATCGCGAGCACCAGCATGCCGGCCCCGAGCACCAGCGAGGTCACGCCGTAGATGGCATCGAAATAGCCGAGCGCCCAGGGTGCCGCGGCGACCGCGATCAGCACGATGGTGTAGAGCAGGATCTGGAGGCGGGTCGCGTCCGGACCGGCGACGTTGGGCAGCATCGGAATGCCGGCGCGGGCATAGTCGTCGGAGCGGAACAGCGCCAACGCCCAGAAATGCGGCGGCGTCCAGAAGAAGATGATGGCGAACAGCAGCAGCGGCTCGACGTCGACCGTGCCCGTGACGGACGCCCACGCCACCACCGGCGGCAGCGCGCCCGCGGCGCCGCCGATCACGATGTTTTGCGCGGTCCAGCGCTTCAGGCCCATCGTGTAGATCACGACGTAGAAGAAGATGGTGAAGGCGAGCAGCGCGCCCGCGATCCAGTTGACGAGAATGCCGAGTGTCATCACCGAGAAGAAGGCGAGCGTCATGCCGAACGCCATCGCCTCGGGCCGGGTGATGCGGCCGCGCGGGATCGGACGGTTTGCAGTGCGCGACATCTTGGAATCGATGTCGCCCTCGAGCGCCATGTTGAGCGCGCCGGAAGCGCCGGCGCCGACGGCGATGCAGAGCATCGAGGTGATCGCCAGCACCCAGTGGAAGCGTCCGGGCGCCATCGCCATCCCGACCAGCGCAGTGAAGATCACGAGCGACATCACCCGCGGCTTGAGCAGCGCGAGGTAGTCACCAACCTCCGCTTCAGAGATGCGAGGATTGATGTCGATGGCGTTCTGATCGAGGACGGACACTTAAACCTGCTCGTTTCGTTGCCGAGCCGCGGCGCCCGTCACGGGCGCCGCGGGAGTTTCATCGCTTACTGCACGCGAGGCAGCACTTCGAACTGGTGGAAGGGCGGCGGCG
The genomic region above belongs to Bradyrhizobium sp. CCBAU 53338 and contains:
- a CDS encoding cytochrome c oxidase subunit 3 — encoded protein: MATAQGKHHDYHLVDPSPWPAVGSVSAFIMAVGAISWMHHMFSAAPIVFGVGTIGVLYTMASWWGDVIKEAQYKGDHTRVVQLHHRYGMILFIASEVMFFVAWFWAYFNAALFPADAVHATRDAVFGCGLGTAAGACAVPGTWPPHGIETFDPWHLPLLNTLILLTSGTTVTWAHHALLENDRQGLKYGLILTVLLGATFTCVQAYEYSHAAFSFAGNVYGATFFMATGFHGFHVLVGTIFLIVCLARAYAGHFTPTQHLGFEFAAWYWHFVDVVWLFLFLCIYVWGHGAETMAHGAH
- a CDS encoding cytochrome c oxidase assembly protein; this encodes MDQKPTIPQDQSRTASKGRSGALGRDVLVASICGGVVALMVGASYAAVPFYNWFCRATGFNGTTQVATSAPASGPIARKIAVRFDSNVAPGLPWKFEPEQTEIEVNIGQVTTIYYNVTNQAARTTSGQAAYNVAPLTVGSYFQKINCFCFTEQTMAPGEKREMPVVFYVDPSIVKDHDNDGLNTITLSYTFYPVKDPVVKPLASGDDDKRKGNLQPPG
- a CDS encoding heme o synthase, with amino-acid sequence MSVLDQNAIDINPRISEAEVGDYLALLKPRVMSLVIFTALVGMAMAPGRFHWVLAITSMLCIAVGAGASGALNMALEGDIDSKMSRTANRPIPRGRITRPEAMAFGMTLAFFSVMTLGILVNWIAGALLAFTIFFYVVIYTMGLKRWTAQNIVIGGAAGALPPVVAWASVTGTVDVEPLLLFAIIFFWTPPHFWALALFRSDDYARAGIPMLPNVAGPDATRLQILLYTIVLIAVAAAPWALGYFDAIYGVTSLVLGAGMLVLAINVYMRRERSQSLRATRKLFAFSILYLFALFATLLAEVVVRALAPMVGGA
- a CDS encoding DUF983 domain-containing protein, whose translation is MNDTADTPQSQPTVLQSALRGLACKCPRCGEGKLYAGFLTLAPACNRCGLDYAFIDAGDGPAIFIIMLAGAIVVGCALVVEVKYQPPFWVHAVLWLPLILATTLLPLRSMKSLLIALQFHHKAAPGRLVDRAK
- a CDS encoding CoxF protein, giving the protein MADKPEPDGIVLTEAQKKSRRQRSIAIALALGVLVILFFAVTMVKGPAVLVRPM